Below is a window of Gemmatimonadota bacterium DNA.
GTGTTCGAGGAGTTCGCGAAATTCCCATATCGAGGTGAAGCGCTCGCCATTGCCCAGGGGTACGGGGATGCGTTTGGCGATTTCAGCCTGGGTTGTGATGGTGTCTATCTGGATGGGGTCTTCCATGAAGTAGAGGTGATAGGGGATGAGGGCTTCGCCCAGGGCTACGGCGACCATTGGGGTGAGTTTGCGGTGGACTTCTACGATGAGATCTACATCGGGTCCGGCACCTTCGCGGGCAGCGGCGACGATTTCGACGGCGTTTTGTATGATGCGAGATTGCGCTTGGTTCTGGTATCCGGCTGTGATGGGATCAAATTTGATGGCGGTGAAGCCTTCGGCAACAGCGGCTTTTGCGTTTTCATACATTTGTTCGGGTGTGGGACCACCCGCGAGGAGGTGCAGGCGAATTTTGTCGCGGCAGTTGCCGCCGAGGAGTTCCCAGACCGGGACTTGAAAGTGTTTGCCTTTGATGTCGTACAGGGCGATGTCCATTGCGCTGACTGCGCCGCAAAGTGCGGTGCCGCGAAAGGGCGCCATGCGGTAGAGGTGCTGCCAGTGGTGTTCAATGCGCATGGGATTTTGTCCGATGAGGTATTCTTTGAAGACTCTGGCGATGGCTTGGATGGCTTCGGGATAGCCCCAGCAAGCAGAGGTTCCAATGCCGGAGATGCCGGTGTCGGTGGTGAGGCGGACGACATAGCTATTGCCGAGCAGGAAGTGTTCGACCTGGTCGATTTTCATGGATTAGCTCCTTGTATTCAGGTGTGGAATTGGTCACAACTTGGGTTATATTACGCGATGAGACGATAATGGGCAATAGAATACGAGGAGGGTGAGATGTCGAATTTGCGTTTTGCAGCAGAGAAGGAACGGCGAGTTGCTCTTATTACGGGAGGAGCACGGGGTATTGGTGGGGCAACGGCGGTCCGGATTGCGGAGGAGGGACGGGATGTTGTTATTGCCGATGTTTTGGCAAGAGAGGGGGTGGAGATGGTTGAAAAGATTGAGGCTTTGGGACAGGAGGCGTTGTTTGTGGAGACCGATGTGACGGATGAGTCCGCTGTTCAGGCGTGTGTGGCACAAGCGGTTGCGCGTTTTGGGAGGCTGGATATTCTGGTGTGCTGTGCGGGTGTTTTGGGATGGGAGAAGCCGTTTTTTGAGCAGCCTGTGGCGCAGTTTGATAAGGTGATGCGTATCAATGTGTACGGGGTTTATCATTTTCACCAGGCGGCAATTCCCCATATGCTGGAAGGGGGTTGGGGGCGCTGTGTGACGATTACTTCGGGTGCGCGCAATGGCAGTCCAAATCAGGTGCCTTATTCGGTGTCGAAGGGGGCGGTCTATTCGTTTATCGGCGCGTTGGGCAATGCGTATTGCAAACAGGGTGTGTTTGTCAATGGGGTGGAACCGGGGCGGGCGTTGACGGAGATGGTGGTGCCGAGGTTTTCGCCCGAGTATATTGCCAGTCCTCCGGGGCAGGCGATGGGGCGGTATTCAGATCCGGAGGAGGTGGCCGAGGTGATTGAGTTTTTGTGTTCTGAGCGCAATACTTATACGTCGGGTTCGGTGTGGAGTGTGAAGGGGGGGAGAGGGTAGGGGTCAGGTTACAGATGCATGCCATTCGTTGAGGCGGGTGAGGAGGTCGCTGGTGAGGTCGGGTTCGTCGCCCGCGATGTTGGTGGTTTCGTTGGGGTCGGTGTCGAGGTTGGCGAGATGTATTTCGTTGCCGTCGAGGAGGAGTTTGTAGCGGTCGCGTTGTATCACACGGGTGTTGCCTTTGGGTCCTTGTGTCCAGAAGAGGTCGCCGTGCGGT
It encodes the following:
- a CDS encoding mandelate racemase/muconate lactonizing enzyme family protein — its product is MKIDQVEHFLLGNSYVVRLTTDTGISGIGTSACWGYPEAIQAIARVFKEYLIGQNPMRIEHHWQHLYRMAPFRGTALCGAVSAMDIALYDIKGKHFQVPVWELLGGNCRDKIRLHLLAGGPTPEQMYENAKAAVAEGFTAIKFDPITAGYQNQAQSRIIQNAVEIVAAAREGAGPDVDLIVEVHRKLTPMVAVALGEALIPYHLYFMEDPIQIDTITTQAEIAKRIPVPLGNGERFTSIWEFRELLEHGGPQYVRPDIALAGGLTHCKKIAAIAESYHCAVVTHNFLSPLGTAASLHLDASIPNFITQEYSKNDESERNAVYKCAHKREGGYIPLPEAPGLGVELDDAKIPDTPFAPLTKVNTPRREDGSIAYAV
- a CDS encoding SDR family NAD(P)-dependent oxidoreductase, which codes for MSNLRFAAEKERRVALITGGARGIGGATAVRIAEEGRDVVIADVLAREGVEMVEKIEALGQEALFVETDVTDESAVQACVAQAVARFGRLDILVCCAGVLGWEKPFFEQPVAQFDKVMRINVYGVYHFHQAAIPHMLEGGWGRCVTITSGARNGSPNQVPYSVSKGAVYSFIGALGNAYCKQGVFVNGVEPGRALTEMVVPRFSPEYIASPPGQAMGRYSDPEEVAEVIEFLCSERNTYTSGSVWSVKGGRG